One stretch of Commensalibacter melissae DNA includes these proteins:
- a CDS encoding glycosyltransferase, whose amino-acid sequence MSNPSNFRIAHIMAGAVNGGAELFFERLCIAQHLQKLSVLPIIRKNSDRKRKFTEVGLFSHELRFGGLLDLSTKYELKRILKDFSPRVAVAWMNRAASFMPRGDWINVGRLGGFYDLKYYRQCDHLVGNTKGIVEWIKNQGWPENRVHHVPNFARTFPDACARRPSYIPNNAPFLLALGRLHVNKGFDILIKAMPNLANTHLLIAGEGEERQKLENLARFLKVQDRVHMPGWIGDISGIIQACDILVCSSRHEPLGNIVLEGFSATKPVVALAAQGPVELIDNGKNGLLTPLEDETALSKAIASLTNDAALSQRIAIAGRQKFEREFSQATVLQKWYEFLTRIEKI is encoded by the coding sequence ATGAGCAATCCATCAAATTTCCGTATTGCACACATTATGGCGGGAGCGGTTAATGGTGGGGCAGAATTGTTTTTCGAGCGATTATGTATTGCCCAGCATCTTCAAAAATTGTCTGTATTACCTATTATACGGAAAAATTCCGATCGTAAACGGAAATTTACCGAGGTTGGTTTATTCTCCCATGAATTACGATTCGGTGGGTTGTTGGATCTTTCAACGAAGTATGAACTAAAAAGAATTCTAAAGGATTTTTCACCAAGAGTAGCGGTGGCTTGGATGAATAGGGCGGCCTCTTTTATGCCAAGGGGTGATTGGATAAACGTGGGACGTTTAGGCGGGTTTTATGATTTAAAATATTACAGGCAATGTGATCATTTGGTTGGTAATACCAAAGGAATTGTAGAATGGATCAAAAACCAAGGATGGCCGGAAAATCGTGTTCATCATGTTCCCAATTTTGCAAGAACATTTCCCGATGCATGTGCAAGGCGTCCCTCTTATATTCCCAATAACGCACCGTTTTTACTGGCGTTGGGTAGACTGCACGTTAATAAAGGATTTGATATCCTTATAAAGGCGATGCCTAATCTTGCAAATACCCATTTGCTTATAGCTGGGGAAGGTGAGGAGCGTCAGAAGCTTGAAAATTTGGCAAGATTCTTAAAGGTTCAAGATCGTGTCCATATGCCTGGATGGATTGGGGATATATCAGGTATTATCCAGGCTTGCGATATTCTGGTTTGCTCCTCTCGTCATGAACCTTTGGGTAATATAGTTCTAGAAGGTTTTTCCGCGACTAAACCGGTAGTCGCATTGGCTGCGCAAGGACCTGTGGAATTGATAGACAATGGGAAAAATGGTCTCCTAACCCCTCTGGAAGATGAAACAGCCTTGTCAAAGGCTATCGCGTCCTTGACAAATGATGCGGCATTATCTCAAAGAATTGCAATTGCAGGACGTCAAAAATTCGAAAGGGAATTTAGTCAGGCGACTGTTTTACAAAAATGGTATGAATTTTTAACGAGAATTGAGAAAATCTGA
- the asnB gene encoding asparagine synthase (glutamine-hydrolyzing) yields the protein MCGIAGIALKDGHSISEHQKKILLEALHHRGPDGNGSWENSHVVLLHSRLSIIDIEGGKQPLSNDSQQVLIANGEIYNSPELRHLFKNYIFKTGSDCEVILPLWQKFHADYVNSLRGMYGVAMVDIDEKTLVLSRDPFGIKPLYYASVEQGVVFASEAQAIIKAGFVRHDDINQSAVDTLLQLQFIPGYKTIYNNIYRILPGETLIIRNGEIIHRQTQSCFPKTRSMITDEKKALNQLDSLLEDSIRIHERSDVPFGLFLSSGIDSSIILKMMQRLGRINRLHAWTARFEINNDSGYVKDEALQAASLAREIGIQHHCVTINQQDVFRHLPKIIACMDDPVADYAIIPTWFLANEARSIVKVILSGEGGDELFAGYGRYRKAAKSVWLGGKRLYRKGIFERDNFFLHSVSSEWQDYFRLQYKLQDKNDSRLKIAQKIDMNDWLPNDLLIKLDRCLMAHSIEGRVPFLDKKIAAFAFNLEDHLKIRNGQGKWILRKWLEWQFPLAQPFAKKSGFSVPIGLWIEQHANELAQAVFCQTDIGNKISLSNVRSLFEKASGRKERFMAWNILFYAIWHQVHIVGKNPLGNVLEVLMD from the coding sequence ATGTGCGGAATAGCAGGAATTGCCTTGAAAGATGGCCACAGCATTTCTGAACATCAAAAAAAGATCTTATTGGAGGCTTTGCATCACCGGGGTCCTGATGGAAACGGATCATGGGAAAATAGTCATGTTGTTTTGTTGCATTCGCGTCTTTCCATTATTGATATAGAAGGGGGAAAACAACCTCTATCCAATGACAGCCAACAGGTTTTGATTGCAAATGGTGAAATATATAACAGTCCCGAATTACGCCATCTTTTTAAGAATTATATTTTTAAAACGGGAAGTGATTGTGAGGTAATCCTCCCCTTATGGCAGAAATTTCATGCCGATTATGTGAATTCCCTACGTGGCATGTATGGAGTTGCCATGGTTGACATAGATGAAAAAACGCTTGTTTTAAGCCGTGATCCCTTTGGTATAAAACCTTTATACTATGCTAGTGTAGAACAGGGTGTTGTTTTTGCTTCTGAAGCGCAAGCAATTATCAAGGCGGGTTTTGTTAGGCATGATGATATAAATCAGTCTGCAGTCGATACATTGTTGCAATTGCAATTCATACCGGGCTATAAAACAATCTATAATAATATTTATCGGATTTTACCAGGTGAAACCCTGATAATCCGAAATGGTGAAATTATTCATCGGCAAACACAGTCTTGTTTTCCAAAAACAAGGTCTATGATTACAGATGAGAAAAAAGCTTTGAATCAGCTTGATAGTCTTTTGGAAGATTCGATTCGTATTCATGAACGTTCTGATGTGCCATTCGGACTTTTTCTATCAAGTGGTATCGATAGCTCAATTATATTGAAAATGATGCAGCGTCTGGGACGAATTAATCGTCTTCATGCCTGGACAGCCCGTTTTGAGATAAATAATGATTCTGGCTATGTTAAGGATGAAGCATTACAGGCGGCATCATTGGCAAGGGAAATAGGTATTCAACATCATTGCGTCACCATAAATCAGCAGGATGTTTTCAGACATTTACCTAAAATTATTGCTTGTATGGATGATCCTGTTGCCGATTATGCAATTATCCCAACATGGTTTCTTGCAAATGAGGCCAGATCCATAGTTAAGGTTATTTTATCTGGTGAGGGTGGTGATGAATTATTTGCAGGTTATGGACGATATCGTAAAGCAGCAAAATCTGTTTGGCTAGGCGGTAAAAGACTTTATCGCAAGGGTATTTTTGAACGAGACAATTTTTTCCTTCATTCCGTTTCCAGCGAATGGCAAGATTATTTCAGATTACAATATAAATTGCAGGATAAAAATGATTCACGCCTAAAAATTGCTCAAAAAATTGATATGAATGATTGGTTACCCAATGATCTTCTAATCAAGCTTGATCGTTGTCTCATGGCTCATTCTATTGAGGGAAGAGTCCCATTTCTGGATAAAAAAATTGCAGCATTCGCCTTTAATCTTGAAGATCATTTGAAAATAAGAAATGGCCAAGGGAAATGGATATTACGCAAATGGCTTGAGTGGCAGTTTCCTCTAGCACAACCTTTTGCCAAAAAATCTGGATTTAGTGTTCCAATTGGTTTGTGGATCGAACAGCACGCCAATGAATTGGCCCAGGCGGTTTTTTGTCAGACAGATATTGGTAACAAAATTTCCTTATCAAATGTGAGATCTTTATTTGAAAAGGCATCTGGACGCAAGGAACGATTTATGGCTTGGAATATTCTATTTTATGCAATATGGCATCAGGTGCATATTGTTGGGAAAAATCCGCTGGGAAATGTTTTAGAAGTTTTAATGGATTGA
- the lpxB gene encoding lipid-A-disaccharide synthase — translation MNKSENPPIIWILAGETSGDELGAKLIKALRHFNPVLQFLGVGGPRMQEQGMKILFPMQDLAVMGLVEVLPKIWTLSKRLNQAVKHIETIHPDIIVTIDSPGFSLRLLKKVQSLSIPRVHYVAPQVWAWHENRVKKFPGLWEKLLCLFPFEENFFLKHGIKAQFVGNPIIETEIHHANADDFRSEHHIDPLQPILLLMPGSRRSELPKLMPVFKKTLILLKQTKPELIAVLPTSPLARHYVERIIEDWPVKPLVIHEKKDKYNAYAAAQIALTKSGTTTLELALAHIPMIVTYRVHPITAMIARHMIQVPFVAMVNLLAQKEVVPELLQENCNPVKLTEKVIEFLDDKNMVQKQKEAFIQILNTLKAPHHQPPSHEAAKEILELMNKNE, via the coding sequence ATGAACAAATCAGAAAATCCGCCAATAATATGGATCTTGGCTGGTGAAACCAGTGGTGATGAATTGGGAGCAAAACTAATTAAAGCTTTGCGTCATTTTAACCCCGTTCTGCAGTTTTTAGGTGTTGGGGGGCCAAGAATGCAAGAACAGGGAATGAAAATCCTTTTTCCCATGCAGGATCTTGCCGTGATGGGATTGGTTGAAGTCCTTCCGAAAATATGGACCTTGTCAAAACGCCTTAACCAAGCTGTCAAACATATTGAAACAATTCATCCTGATATCATTGTAACAATTGATAGTCCCGGTTTTTCTTTACGATTATTAAAAAAAGTCCAATCTTTATCAATTCCCAGAGTTCATTATGTTGCACCCCAGGTTTGGGCATGGCATGAAAATAGAGTAAAAAAATTTCCGGGACTATGGGAAAAACTTCTTTGCCTCTTTCCTTTCGAAGAAAATTTTTTTTTAAAACATGGAATTAAAGCCCAATTTGTTGGCAATCCCATTATCGAGACAGAAATTCATCATGCAAATGCCGATGATTTTCGCTCTGAACATCATATAGATCCACTTCAACCGATTTTACTTTTAATGCCTGGCAGTCGTCGGTCCGAATTGCCGAAGCTTATGCCCGTATTCAAAAAAACTTTAATTTTATTAAAACAAACAAAACCAGAACTCATTGCCGTGTTACCCACCTCTCCCCTCGCCAGACATTATGTTGAAAGAATCATTGAAGACTGGCCTGTAAAACCACTGGTTATTCATGAAAAAAAGGATAAATATAATGCCTACGCAGCAGCACAAATCGCCCTGACAAAATCCGGAACCACAACCTTGGAACTTGCATTGGCCCATATACCCATGATCGTAACCTATAGGGTTCATCCCATCACGGCAATGATTGCCAGACACATGATTCAGGTGCCTTTTGTAGCAATGGTTAATCTTCTAGCCCAAAAAGAGGTTGTACCTGAACTCTTACAAGAAAACTGTAATCCCGTAAAATTGACTGAGAAGGTTATCGAATTTTTAGATGATAAAAATATGGTTCAAAAACAAAAAGAAGCTTTTATTCAAATTCTAAACACTTTAAAAGCACCACATCATCAACCACCCTCTCATGAAGCAGCTAAAGAGATATTAGAATTAATGAATAAAAATGAATAG
- a CDS encoding dihydroorotase has product MHYDLIIKNGNCVLPWGQYETGIGVIKGRIQSLSVQSSDDAEKIIDAKGLYVLPGLMDCHVHFREPGNAMIETIETGTRAAAMGGLTTVFDMPNTNPPTAEKEMIIWKQERARETSWVNFGFYVGATRENTQNLSKLETMRGVCGIKVYAGSSTGSLMVEDDQSLENIMRYGHRRVCYHAEDEYRLQTRKKLFCEGMPYENHRLWRDEECAFLGTRRIIKLARKTGRPAHILHTTTQEELEWLVDYKDIATVEVLGNHLTQIAPECYERLGGLAVMNPPIRDKRHYDACWRGIENGVVDIVSSDHAPHDPEAKAKPWLCCPSGMLGVQTLVPLMLNHVNEGRLSLGRLVDLMASNPARIYGMPTKGRIQVGYDADFTLVDMKTNRRITNDWIVSPAGWTPYDQMEVTGWPVATIVKGKIVMQDNEICGKPDGDLVDFLP; this is encoded by the coding sequence GTGCATTACGATCTGATAATTAAAAATGGTAATTGTGTTTTACCATGGGGACAATATGAAACTGGTATTGGTGTAATCAAAGGGCGTATTCAATCCCTATCTGTTCAATCAAGTGATGATGCTGAAAAAATTATTGATGCGAAGGGTCTTTATGTTCTTCCAGGTTTGATGGATTGTCATGTGCATTTTCGCGAACCGGGAAATGCCATGATTGAAACAATTGAAACCGGGACAAGAGCGGCAGCGATGGGTGGATTGACCACTGTTTTTGATATGCCCAATACAAATCCTCCCACAGCGGAAAAGGAAATGATCATATGGAAACAAGAAAGGGCAAGGGAGACAAGCTGGGTTAATTTTGGATTTTACGTTGGTGCCACAAGGGAAAATACGCAAAACCTATCCAAGCTCGAAACGATGAGAGGGGTGTGTGGTATCAAGGTTTACGCCGGCTCTTCAACCGGTTCCTTAATGGTGGAAGATGATCAAAGTCTTGAAAATATCATGCGGTATGGTCATCGTCGAGTATGTTATCATGCCGAGGATGAATATCGTTTACAGACTAGGAAAAAGTTATTCTGTGAGGGTATGCCTTACGAAAATCATCGTTTGTGGCGTGATGAGGAATGTGCATTTCTTGGAACACGACGTATCATAAAATTAGCTCGTAAAACAGGTCGACCCGCGCATATCTTGCATACAACGACACAGGAAGAACTTGAATGGTTGGTTGATTATAAAGATATCGCAACCGTTGAAGTGCTAGGAAATCATCTAACCCAAATCGCACCGGAATGTTATGAACGGTTAGGAGGTTTGGCGGTGATGAATCCTCCTATCCGTGATAAAAGACACTATGATGCGTGCTGGAGAGGGATTGAGAATGGTGTGGTTGATATCGTTTCCTCGGATCATGCGCCCCATGATCCAGAAGCCAAGGCAAAACCATGGCTATGCTGTCCATCAGGAATGCTGGGTGTACAGACTCTCGTGCCACTTATGTTGAATCATGTAAATGAGGGACGATTATCGCTTGGTCGTTTGGTCGATTTAATGGCATCTAATCCGGCAAGAATATATGGCATGCCTACAAAAGGACGAATTCAGGTCGGTTATGATGCGGATTTCACCCTGGTTGATATGAAAACAAATCGTCGTATCACCAATGACTGGATCGTTTCACCTGCAGGTTGGACACCTTATGATCAAATGGAAGTGACAGGATGGCCTGTTGCAACAATCGTAAAAGGTAAAATCGTGATGCAGGATAATGAAATTTGTGGGAAACCTGACGGAGATTTGGTAGATTTTCTACCATGA
- a CDS encoding xanthine dehydrogenase family protein molybdopterin-binding subunit → MKHKKISRRVFLGKTGALLFGFMLPVGGNAQNDQLEKDSDFSERKNKKQQYLNAFIKIKANNEITFFIPDIEIGQGILTAASMILAEELDVDLKSVSIETKMIENEQIKNMKPNEDLNLTYGSGSVAKDWFPLRQGAAELRMMLLQTAAAELNIDKGRCHTENGYVICPDNQTFSYGMLISKIMTLDIPESVQFKNRLDYKIIGKPQPRVDTDKKIKGQSVYGMDIKLSGMKTGYIVSSPIEGDQIHQIDDRQAKNIPGIQDILKNEKSICIIADNFWRALKAAERLVIKWQGDENIQLNTSMIYENLKKGISKPSTMLFHNKTASVSVEMENENKLFQWDFFQSMLLHAALEPINCTIYFHDNQCELWIGSQAPSMLKEHIAEKFHLCKENVILHYNEIGGSFGRRLDQKYILDAAEFARQVSYPVNFIWSREADFQNDALRPPYYDQLKIGVNNKLAITSVHHKMMTFIDDTDKRNPSSPNYLLGLDTMPYHIHDYKFEYSVCDAPKLNFGSGQGREATRNVFVLENMINNLALYTRMDPIEYRKTLGLDDRAKAVVDLLLQNVEWNKFQSGGIRQGFAMAHVFGSYIALIIEAEITTSSVILIHRADVAVDCGFIVNPEQVCAQIEGSVVFGLSDALYGEVQIENGQIKQRNYNQYRVLRMNDMPNVKVHMVNSNESPSGVGELGTIVAAPALGHALGLIQGKFFHSLPLAKQVFQHK, encoded by the coding sequence ATGAAGCATAAAAAAATTTCCCGTCGTGTTTTTTTGGGAAAAACGGGTGCTTTGCTTTTTGGGTTCATGTTACCTGTAGGAGGCAATGCACAAAATGATCAGTTAGAGAAAGATTCAGATTTTTCCGAGCGAAAAAACAAAAAACAACAATATTTAAATGCTTTCATAAAAATAAAAGCAAATAATGAAATCACTTTTTTCATACCCGATATTGAAATAGGGCAAGGGATTTTAACGGCTGCCTCAATGATTTTGGCCGAGGAATTGGATGTTGATTTAAAATCGGTTTCAATTGAAACCAAAATGATTGAAAATGAACAAATAAAAAATATGAAACCAAATGAGGATTTAAATCTGACCTATGGTTCAGGTTCTGTTGCGAAAGATTGGTTCCCTCTCAGACAGGGTGCGGCCGAATTACGAATGATGCTTTTACAAACAGCAGCTGCGGAATTGAATATAGATAAAGGACGATGTCATACTGAAAATGGATATGTTATTTGCCCTGATAATCAAACATTCTCGTACGGAATGTTAATTTCAAAAATTATGACACTTGATATTCCAGAATCTGTTCAATTTAAAAATAGATTAGATTATAAAATTATTGGCAAACCACAACCAAGGGTTGATACGGATAAAAAAATTAAAGGTCAGTCTGTTTATGGTATGGATATTAAACTTTCCGGGATGAAAACGGGTTATATTGTCAGCTCTCCTATTGAAGGGGACCAAATCCATCAAATTGATGATAGACAGGCCAAAAATATTCCTGGAATTCAGGATATTTTAAAAAATGAAAAGTCAATATGTATTATTGCTGATAATTTTTGGCGTGCCCTGAAAGCGGCTGAACGTCTTGTAATAAAATGGCAGGGTGATGAAAATATTCAACTGAATACATCAATGATTTATGAGAATTTAAAAAAGGGTATATCAAAACCTTCCACTATGCTTTTTCATAATAAAACTGCTTCAGTATCAGTTGAAATGGAAAATGAAAATAAACTGTTTCAATGGGATTTTTTTCAGTCTATGCTTTTGCATGCGGCATTGGAACCTATAAATTGCACAATATATTTTCACGACAATCAATGTGAGTTATGGATAGGTTCCCAAGCTCCATCAATGTTAAAGGAGCATATTGCTGAAAAATTTCATCTTTGTAAAGAAAATGTAATTCTTCATTATAATGAAATTGGCGGTAGCTTTGGTCGTAGATTGGACCAAAAATACATTCTTGATGCAGCTGAATTTGCACGACAGGTTTCATATCCGGTAAATTTTATATGGTCAAGGGAAGCTGATTTTCAAAATGATGCGTTACGTCCTCCATATTATGATCAGTTAAAGATAGGCGTAAATAACAAATTGGCGATTACCTCTGTTCATCATAAAATGATGACTTTTATTGACGATACAGACAAGAGGAATCCATCCAGTCCGAATTACCTTTTGGGGTTGGATACAATGCCTTATCATATTCATGACTATAAGTTTGAATATTCTGTATGTGACGCTCCGAAATTGAATTTCGGATCTGGACAGGGTAGAGAGGCAACTCGTAATGTTTTTGTATTGGAAAACATGATTAACAATCTGGCATTATATACACGTATGGATCCGATCGAATACCGTAAAACTTTGGGTCTTGATGATCGTGCAAAAGCAGTTGTTGATTTGTTATTGCAAAATGTCGAATGGAATAAATTTCAATCTGGAGGCATTCGGCAAGGTTTCGCCATGGCACATGTATTTGGCAGTTATATCGCTCTAATTATAGAAGCTGAAATTACAACCAGTTCAGTCATTCTTATACATCGTGCTGATGTGGCGGTTGATTGTGGTTTTATTGTAAATCCAGAACAAGTTTGTGCGCAAATTGAGGGTTCAGTTGTTTTTGGATTAAGTGACGCCTTGTATGGCGAAGTGCAAATAGAAAACGGACAAATTAAACAGCGGAATTATAATCAATATCGAGTATTGAGAATGAATGATATGCCTAATGTCAAGGTTCATATGGTTAACAGTAATGAATCTCCATCAGGGGTAGGTGAATTGGGAACAATAGTGGCAGCACCAGCACTGGGCCATGCCTTGGGATTGATTCAGGGTAAATTTTTTCATTCATTGCCTTTGGCGAAGCAGGTATTTCAGCATAAATAA
- a CDS encoding glycosyltransferase family 9 protein produces MMVSSIRKILFITSTRLGDAVISTGILDYLLQTYPQAKFTIACGPVAAGLFDSMPRRDKTLVMNKYRFDFHWLLLWSQCVMQSWDLVIDLRGSGIGYFLRTRKKCIVRGGRIKEHRVHYLARSLSLPYTPLPVVWIDEKNKKMAAEKLPANHYIALAPTANWIGKIWPIERFIQVAKKLLVYNKDYEFVLFYGPGSQEFNLVDPMKRTSLPVIDSGGQNTLTEVAALLSRCKGFIGNDSGLMHLAAACQIPVLGLFGPSKLSEYEPAGNHAQGLSASGGNGVANMENLTVDEVYNAFQNLLETYNKQDRQND; encoded by the coding sequence ATGATGGTATCTTCAATCAGGAAAATTCTGTTTATCACCTCTACCCGATTGGGAGACGCCGTAATTTCAACCGGAATACTTGACTATTTGTTACAAACCTATCCACAAGCAAAGTTTACAATTGCTTGCGGACCAGTGGCTGCTGGTCTTTTCGATTCAATGCCAAGGCGTGACAAGACATTGGTTATGAATAAATACCGTTTTGATTTTCATTGGTTATTATTATGGTCACAATGTGTGATGCAATCCTGGGATTTGGTAATTGACCTTCGTGGTTCAGGAATAGGCTATTTTTTAAGAACAAGAAAAAAATGCATTGTACGTGGTGGAAGGATTAAGGAACATCGCGTGCATTATTTGGCCAGGTCATTATCATTGCCCTATACACCTTTACCAGTAGTATGGATTGATGAAAAAAATAAAAAAATGGCTGCAGAAAAATTGCCTGCCAACCATTATATTGCCTTGGCACCAACCGCAAATTGGATTGGCAAGATTTGGCCAATCGAACGGTTTATTCAAGTGGCAAAAAAACTTTTGGTTTATAATAAGGATTATGAATTCGTTCTTTTTTATGGGCCAGGAAGTCAAGAATTTAATCTTGTGGATCCAATGAAAAGGACCAGTTTGCCAGTTATAGATAGTGGTGGTCAAAATACTTTAACAGAAGTTGCCGCTTTATTATCACGTTGTAAAGGTTTTATAGGTAATGATTCAGGTTTGATGCATTTGGCTGCCGCTTGTCAAATTCCAGTACTTGGTTTGTTTGGACCAAGTAAATTGTCTGAATATGAGCCAGCCGGGAACCATGCCCAAGGATTGTCAGCGTCAGGTGGAAATGGAGTGGCAAATATGGAAAACTTAACTGTTGATGAAGTTTATAATGCTTTTCAGAATCTTTTGGAAACCTATAATAAACAAGATAGACAAAATGATTAA
- the hisI gene encoding phosphoribosyl-AMP cyclohydrolase — protein sequence MHSSNFNELLAKIKFNQDGLVPAIAQQYDSKEVLMMAWMNQEAIIETISTGQVCYYSRSRQKLWHKGETSGQTQKLVNFLFDCDGDTLLLFVDQKGVACHTGRKSCFYNAWQNGSIKEISRPLINPEKLYQNKHK from the coding sequence ATGCACAGTTCCAATTTCAATGAATTATTGGCCAAGATAAAATTCAATCAGGATGGTTTGGTTCCAGCTATTGCCCAACAATATGATAGTAAGGAAGTTTTAATGATGGCATGGATGAATCAGGAAGCAATTATTGAAACTATTTCCACTGGTCAGGTCTGTTATTATTCTCGCAGCCGTCAAAAATTATGGCATAAAGGTGAGACTTCAGGTCAGACACAAAAATTGGTGAATTTCCTTTTTGATTGCGATGGCGATACACTGCTGCTTTTTGTCGATCAGAAAGGCGTGGCATGCCATACCGGGCGTAAAAGTTGCTTCTATAATGCATGGCAAAACGGATCGATCAAGGAAATAAGCCGCCCCCTGATTAATCCTGAAAAATTATATCAAAATAAACATAAATAA
- a CDS encoding c-type cytochrome has protein sequence MIKFINSLIFFKKNYRLFIILCINFSSSSFGILIGQATDVKKDQMDKGEYLFHASGCESCHTADHGPRLAGGKPFYISKQGTVYSSNITSDVKTGIQRYTDDEFISALQKGIGHKGKYLYPIMPYTAYRAMSRDEILAIRRYLEKQPAIENKVPDKEMAFPYNMRWAIRFWQIINYTGKHFEYNNQKSQSWNRGKFLTEGPGHCSYCHTPENWSNGRFVVKDYAGGGHKGWTAYNITADEDTGIGSWSDTDLEKYLSRGYVSGHGAASGPMADVINTQLSYLTPQDIHAIVIYLRSLRPVEKQQGAAKISVEELEVTEQSHSHGSHLYSSVCSNCHLENGQGRQGEYESLWSSRTATITGGNNLVKVILKGSNLKDSKLGNYMMPSFKDIYNDQDIADIANYVISHFGGRNGHVTAEQVRKERAMLNKE, from the coding sequence ATGATTAAATTCATCAATTCCTTAATTTTTTTTAAGAAAAATTATCGTTTATTCATAATTTTATGTATCAATTTTTCCAGCTCATCATTTGGCATATTGATCGGTCAGGCAACTGATGTGAAGAAGGACCAAATGGATAAAGGAGAGTATCTTTTTCACGCATCAGGTTGTGAAAGTTGTCATACAGCTGATCATGGACCAAGACTGGCAGGGGGAAAACCTTTTTATATATCCAAACAGGGAACTGTTTATTCTTCAAATATTACCTCAGATGTGAAAACAGGAATTCAGCGTTATACAGATGATGAATTTATAAGTGCATTACAAAAAGGAATTGGTCATAAAGGAAAATATTTGTATCCCATAATGCCCTATACTGCCTATCGTGCCATGAGTCGTGATGAAATATTGGCAATCAGACGTTATCTTGAAAAACAACCTGCCATTGAAAATAAAGTTCCTGATAAAGAAATGGCTTTTCCCTATAATATGCGATGGGCCATTCGTTTTTGGCAGATCATAAATTATACGGGCAAGCATTTCGAGTATAACAATCAGAAATCACAATCATGGAACCGGGGAAAATTTTTGACTGAAGGACCAGGTCATTGTTCATATTGTCATACTCCTGAAAATTGGTCCAATGGTCGCTTTGTTGTAAAAGATTATGCAGGGGGCGGTCATAAGGGATGGACAGCATATAATATCACCGCTGATGAGGATACGGGAATTGGTTCATGGAGTGACACTGATTTGGAAAAATATTTATCCCGGGGATATGTTTCAGGTCATGGAGCTGCATCCGGTCCCATGGCAGATGTTATAAATACGCAACTATCTTATTTAACACCCCAAGACATTCATGCAATTGTAATTTATCTACGTTCTTTACGTCCCGTGGAAAAGCAACAAGGGGCAGCCAAGATATCTGTTGAAGAATTGGAGGTTACTGAACAAAGTCATAGTCATGGAAGCCATCTTTATTCTTCTGTTTGTTCAAATTGCCATCTGGAAAATGGTCAAGGAAGACAAGGGGAATATGAAAGCCTTTGGAGTTCGAGAACAGCAACGATAACGGGTGGTAATAACCTTGTTAAGGTTATTTTAAAAGGATCAAACCTTAAAGATTCTAAGCTGGGTAATTATATGATGCCTTCTTTCAAGGATATTTACAATGATCAGGATATTGCAGATATTGCCAATTATGTTATTTCCCATTTCGGGGGAAGAAACGGGCATGTAACCGCTGAACAGGTTAGAAAAGAAAGGGCAATGTTAAATAAAGAATAA
- a CDS encoding DUF2659 family protein — MSEDLFKEIDEELRTEKLHYFMRRYAKLAIVVIIAVLAVFGLLQFNHWQKHKKIVNASNSYMQVMQKTIQLSPKSKDDKMVDQIIGEFNHISNHSPQSIRALAQLKQASLLLDQGKLKEASAIWEALRFDKTASPDFRNLANLLWIESHLDNVDPGELHNRIRELLDHKTPWYALARECEAILDLKTGKVIEAKQVFGRLSTDMNASPELRKRANVMLQVIAANKRV, encoded by the coding sequence GTGTCAGAAGACCTGTTTAAAGAAATAGATGAAGAATTACGGACAGAAAAACTGCATTATTTCATGAGACGTTATGCTAAATTGGCAATAGTTGTTATTATTGCTGTTCTGGCCGTATTTGGTCTTTTACAATTTAATCATTGGCAAAAGCATAAGAAAATTGTAAATGCATCAAATTCTTATATGCAGGTCATGCAAAAAACAATACAGTTATCTCCTAAATCCAAAGATGATAAGATGGTTGACCAGATCATTGGTGAATTTAACCATATATCCAATCATTCTCCCCAATCTATACGGGCATTGGCACAATTAAAACAAGCATCATTACTATTGGATCAGGGAAAGCTTAAAGAGGCATCCGCAATTTGGGAAGCTTTAAGATTTGATAAAACTGCATCGCCTGATTTTCGTAATCTGGCTAATTTATTGTGGATTGAAAGCCATCTTGATAATGTAGATCCAGGTGAATTACATAATCGTATCAGAGAATTGTTGGATCACAAGACTCCCTGGTATGCTTTGGCACGAGAGTGTGAGGCGATTTTGGATCTTAAAACTGGTAAAGTTATAGAGGCGAAACAGGTTTTTGGACGTTTATCTACGGATATGAATGCCAGTCCAGAACTACGGAAAAGGGCAAATGTGATGTTGCAGGTTATTGCAGCGAATAAAAGGGTTTAA